From one Gadus morhua chromosome 8, gadMor3.0, whole genome shotgun sequence genomic stretch:
- the LOC115548201 gene encoding zinc finger MYM-type protein 1 isoform X1, whose product MISENIQVIPTLHVIFQETDRERETEPGRGGSGLDQHKEELGTCPHQPNTRFIETQSLKNKTLKFQDSWFRQYKWLHYSPSLKGVLCFYCSKYFGEQKSALASKADGAFINTGFSNWKKALQRFSEHEDSDCHSAAVTTYLHQKQPVSTQLSSQLQKQQQVARNSFLKIVGGVMCLARQGNALRGHDNKEGNFHQLIKYKAEGDEELSSWLQRHNNFTSPKIQNEVLQIVSNTIVREITQEIHSLPVVQFSLIIDGTQDAAGVEQESFCLRFVDKNLQPREEFIGLYQVTSTTGENIASVAKDVLIRLNLPLSQLRGQTYDGAANMSGRMQGVQAHIKKEQPLAVYVHCGPHCVNLITQAACVSAPVIRDAMQLVHELGVLFNQSGKFKAIFTAVAKSDRTATHTSLKPLCPTRWTVRTPAMRSVLSQYESVLTATEEMSQSTTMEMSARASGLHKSFLRGNTILGIILAEDVMAVMEELNISLQQRSQTTSGMLAAVDHVKRGLQAKRSEVHFDWLYSRGSQIVTSLNLQPIKMPHVRQPPKRFTGPATSHSHSTAQAYYRMQYYNTLDTAVVQCNERFSQDGLQRLQKLEDVLISGNIDAVVDEYPELDAMALEVQLKMFQANYTCTTSSEVADTFREMVPEVRHLFKQVEILLRLLMVVPASSAEAERSFSALRRLKTWLRTMMTQTRLNNVAICHVHQEKLDALDRKQICQSLVELNNERLQVFGSFI is encoded by the coding sequence ATGATAAGTGAAAATATACAGGTAATTCCAACGCTACACGTTATATTTCAGGAGActgacagggaaagagagacagagccaggcAGAGGAGGCAGTGGTTTAGATCAGCATAAGGAGGAGCTTGGTACCTGCCCACACCAGCCCAATACCCGCTTTATCGAAACTCAGTCCCTGAAAAATAAAACGCTCAAATTTCAGGACAGTTGGTTTAGGCAGTACAAATGGCTTCACTACAGTCCCTCACTGAAAGGTgtgctttgtttttattgttccaAATATTTTGGAGAACAGAAATCCGCTTTAGCCAGTAAGGCTGATGGTGCTTTTATCAACACTGGTTTCAGTAATTGGAAAAAAGCTCTCCAAAGGTTCTCTGAACATGAAGACAGCGATTGCCATTCAGCAGCGGTGACAACATATTTGCACCAAAAACAGCCTGTCAGTACTCAACTTTCCTCTCAGTTGCAAAAGCAGCAGCAGGTGGCCAGGAATAGTTTCTTGAAGATtgtggggggggtgatgtgCTTGGCCAGACAGGGCAATGCTTTAAGGGGGCATGACAACAAAGAGGGCAACTTCCACCAGTTAATTAAGTACAAGGCAGAGGGTGATGAAGAACTTTCAAGCTGGCTTCAGCGGCACAACAATTTCACCAGCCCCAAAATTCAGAATGAGGTCCTTCAAATTGTCAGCAACACAATTGTACGCGAAATAACACAGGAAATCCACTCATTGCCAGTGGTTCAGTTTTCCCTTATAATTGATGGGACACAGGATGCAGCAGGAGTTGAGCAAGAGTCCTTCTGTCTGCGCTTTGTTGACAAAAACTTGCAGCCCAGAGAGGAATTCATAGGCCTGTATCAGGTCACATCCACAACTGGAGAAAACATAGCTAGTGTAGCTAAAGATGTTTTGATTCGCCTAAATCTCCCACTTTCACAGCTACGAGGTCAAACCTACGATGGGGCAGCCAATATGTCTGGCAGGATGCAAGGTGTGCAGGCTCATATCAAGAAAGAGCAGCCTCTTGCAGTATATGTTCATTGTGGGCCACACTGTGTCAATTTGATCACCCAAGCTGCCTGTGTATCCGCCCCCGTTATAAGAGATGCAATGCAGTTAGTGCATGAGTTGGGCGTTTTATTCAATCAGTCTGGGAAGTTCAAGGCTATCTTCACAGCTGTAGCAAAGTCAGATCGAACAGCTACGCATACATCTTTGAAGCCTCTCTGCCCCACCAGATGGACAGTCCGAACGCCAGCCATGCGCTCTGTCCTCTCACAATATGAATCTGTGCtcacagccacagaagagatgTCTCAATCCACCACGATGGAAATGTCTGCAAGAGCCAGTGGCCTTCACAAAAGCTTTTTGAGGGGCAATACCATTCTCGGCATCATTCTGGCAGAAGATGTCATGGCTGTCATGGAGGAGCTGAACATTTCTCTGCAGCAGAGAAGCCAAACTACATCAGGGATGCTGGCTGCTGTAGACCATGTGAAAAGAGGCCTCCAGGCCAAAAGATCTGAAGTGCACTTTGACTGGCTGTACTCCAGAGGTTCTCAGATTGTCACATCTCTTAATCTGCAGCCAATCAAGATGCCTCATGTGCGGCAGCCTCCGAAGCGCTTCACTGGTCCAGCCACATCACATTCTCACTCCACTGCCCAAGCGTACTACAGAATGCAGTACTACAATACCTTGGACACTGCTGTGGTGCAATGCAATGAGCGCTTCAGCCAGGACGGGCTTCAAAGACTGCAAAAATTAGAGGATGTACTCATCTCTGGGAACATTGATGCAGTTGTGGATGAATACCCAGAGTTGGATGCCATGGCTTTAGAAGTGCAGCTGAAAATGTTCCAGGCCAACTACACTTGTACAACTTCCTCAGAGGTAGCAGACACTTTCCGGGAAATGGTGCCAGAGGTGCGACATCTTTTCAAGCAAGTCGAGATCCTTTTGAGACTGCTGATGGTTGTTCCTGCCTCCTCAGCAGAGGCAGAGCGAAGTTTCAGCGCCTTGAGACGGCTGAAGACATGGCTGAGAACCATGATGACGCAGACCCGGCTGAACAACGTTGCCATTTGCCATGTTCATCAGGAAAAGTTGGATGCTTTGGACAGGAAACAGATCTGTCAGAGCTTAGTTGAGCTTAATAATGAACGCCTCCAGGTTTTTGGGTCATTTATTTAG
- the LOC115548201 gene encoding uncharacterized protein LOC115548201 isoform X3 — protein sequence MASFINAVKTTLSPPPKRLAEAVKKEGSKIKGLPGTLDVYTLPLKLQSMNVEGCQRFIFGKNSVKQNRTIMVLGATGAGKSTLVNGMINFILGVTWDDTFRFKLVNEGTAKSQAHSQTSEVTVYKLNHREGFQIDYSLTIVDTPGFGDTRGIERDRLIVTQLQRLFSAEHGVSEIDAICFVAQASLARLTPTQKYVFDSVLSIFGKDVAENIRILVTFADGQPPPVLDAINESGVPCPKRKGLPIHFKFNNSALFADNKLSGANNKGIDDDDDVNDDGEDGGGFDKMFWNMGTLSMKRFFSALNVIVTKSLTLTKEVLRQRGELENSIENLQIKVKLGLAKLEEIKQESQILQTHEAAITANGEFEYEVSFLNPVQVDISKTGNYITNCQQCQKSCHYPCGIPNDADKSGCVAIGSDGHCKRCDNKCHWSVHFNQKYRWDYEPVTEKRTYNDLKQKYEKASKEKMSVEDILKQMRLEYDLLQDEVVQLMELSAQCLNTLKEIALKPNPLSTPEYIDLLIEGEKSEAKPGYQERIKKLQHMRGKAVTMGLVARGAKLL from the coding sequence ATGGCTTCATTTATTAATGCTGTGAAAACAACGCTTTCGCCGCCCCCTAAGAGGTTGGCAGAAGCCGTTAAGAAAGAAGGCAGTAAGATTAAAGGACTTCCAGGTACTCTGGACGTTTACACTCTTCCTCTGAAACTCCAGTCTATGAATGTAGAGGGATGCCAGCGCTTCATATTTGGAAAAAACTCTGTTAAACAGAACCGCACCATCATGGTTCTAGGGGCCACTGGGGCGGGGAAGTCCACCCTGGTCAATGGGATGATCAACTTCATCTTGGGAGTCACATGGGACGATACCTTTAGATTCAAGTTAGTAAACGAAGGCACGGCCAAGTCTCAGGCTCACAGCCAGACCTCTGAAGTCACCGTGTACAAGCTCAACCACCGAGAGGGCTTCCAGATCGACTACTCCCTGACTATTGTGGACACGCCGGGTTTCGGAGACAcgagaggcatagagagagataggttgATTGTAACTCAGCTACAAAGGCTTTTCTCAGCTGAACATGGAGTCAGCGAAATTGATGCCATCTGCTTCGTGGCCCAAGCGTCTCTCGCTCGGCTTACACCAACACAGAAATATGTCTTTGACTCAGTGCTCTCCATATTTGGCAAAGATGTTGCAGAGAACATCCGGATTTTGGTGACATTTGCAGATGGCCAACCCCCTCCGGTTCTCGACGCAATCAATGAGTCCGGGGTCCCCTGTCCTAAAAGGAAAGGTTTACCTATTCACTTCAAATTCAATAACTCTGCCTTGTTTGCTGACAACAAGTTATCTGGTGCGAACAACAAAGGCatagacgatgatgatgatgtcaatgATGATGGAGAAGATGGGGGCGGCTTTGATAAAATGTTTTGGAACATGGGAACCCTCAGCATGAAAAGATTCTTCTCTGCTCTGAATGTCATTGTCACCAAGAGCTTGACCTTAACCAAGGAGGTGCTCAGACAGAGAGGTGAGCTGGAGAACTCCATTGAGAATCTCCAGATTAAGGTGAAATTGGGTTTAGCTAAACTTGAGGAGATTAAACAAGAATCTCAAATCCTCCAAACACACGAGGCAGCGATCACAGCCAATGGGGAATTTGAGTATGAGGTCAGCTTCTTGAATCCTGTTCAAGTTGACATTTCCAAAACAGGGAACTACATCACCAACTGTCAGCAATGTCAAAAGTCCTGCCACTATCCCTGCGGCATACCAAATGATGCTGACAAGAGTGGTTGTGTTGCCATTGGATCTGATGGCCACTGCAAACGATGTGACAACAAGTGCCATTGGAGTGTGCATTTTAACCAAAAGTATCGCTGGGACTACGAACCGGTGACAGAGAAACGAACCTACAATGATCTGAAACAAAAGTATGAGAAGGCCTCTAAGGAAAAAATGTCTGTTGAAGACATCCTCAAACAGATGAGGCTGGAGTACGACCTCCTACAGGACGAGGTGGTCCAGCTGATGGAGCTCTCAGCCCAGTGTCTCAACACCCTGAAGGAGATCGCTCTGAAGCCCAATCCACTCTCAACACCTGAATACATCGACCTgctgatagagggagagaagtcagaggccaagcctggctACCAGGAGCGCATCAAGAAACTACAGCACATGCGGGGGAAGGCGGTAACCATGGGGCTGGTGGCCCGCGGAGCCAAACTGCTCTAG